The stretch of DNA CCCCACTCCTCCCATCCCTCTCCCAAActccccccagagctgctggcccaCCTTGTCCTGGTCAGACTCATAGACGAGGTGCCGGGCCTCAGCCTCGGCGTGGTCGTAGTCCGAGGGCAGAATCCAATCCTTGGTCTCCTCCTTGTCCATCTTCCCATCCCGGTTCTTGTCCCGGAATTCCACAAACTGTTCCCGCTCCGTCTTCACCCACTCGGGCTCATCGGCGTCGCCATCCTGGCTGTACATGTCACCTGGGGGAGAGCAGAgtcacagccccatcccaaGGATTGACCCAAAACCCTGAGTTCCCTAAatccatccccaaaatcccaaagcaCCACCTGGGTCATGATTTCACCCGAAAATCCTGGATGGAGTGGGGGCAGGTGGGAGTTtgagagagagaagaatgctctgggaggggagggctgggaaggaCATGGTGGCAGTGGCTCCCCCTGGACGGGGACACTGTGGGATATGGCCAGGAcacggagcagcagcagcagcagcagcagcagcagcgtctCACCAATGTACTCCTCCAGGTCAATGAAACCATCGCCGTTCTTGTCAATGTCCTCCATGGTTTCCTGCAAGAAGATGCGGGTGTGAGCCGGGCCCGGAGCAATTCCTGCCCCTCGGTGACCACCGGCATCCAGAGCTTCCCAAAACGCCTCTGTGCTGGCCCCACCTGCACAACGATGTCCTTCATGTAGTCATACTCCTCGGGGTGCAGGAAGGCTGTGAACTCCTCCTTGGTGGCCGCCAGGTCCCCATCCTTGTCTGCCATCTTGAAGCGCCGCTCGTCCCGCACCATCATCTGTTTGTAGTTGAAGCCATCGTCGGGGTCTGGATCGTCTGCgagggagcacagggagcactTGGGTCAGCTCCGGCAGGGCAAGGACCGCGGCAACCACCAACACAACCTCAACCCAACTCAACATTCTCAATTCAACCTCAGCTCAAACTCAACATCCTCTGCTGAACCTCAGCTTCAACCTCAAGACAACCTCAATCTCCCTCAACCCAACCTCAGCCTCCTCCACGAAACCTCCTGAACACAACCTTCTCATCCTCAACTTCCTCAACACGACCTCAACCTCCTCCTCTAAACCTCCTGAACACAACCTTCTCATCCTCAACTTCCTCAACCCAACCTCAACCTCCTCCTCTAAACCTCCTGAACACAGCCTTCTCATCCTCAACTTCCTCAACACGACCTCAACATCGTCCCAACCTCAAATTTCTCCATTTCCTCCCTCTCAGCACAATCTCCCAACGCTTTGCCAACAAAAGCTCAGTTGCAGCCAGCACTTCTCTCCCGTGCCCActcccaggaggagctgcagaagccCTGGGATCATGACATTCCCAGGGCTCAGGGGTTTGGCCGGCACGGCCAGAGGCTCAACCTGAACTATTTTGGGAGGGGAATGTGTAAGGGGATCTCACTCGCTGCCGGGGCGGTGGCAGGGCCAGGGTGGGGCACGTGTGGCCActtggcacagcccagcagcagcaggagtgccaGGACACGGGGCCAGCAGTGGCCAGCAGCCCATGGAGAGCGTGGATCCTGCGGGGCACTGCTCTGCTGAAGTTAAACCAGAGGCTCCCTGGGTCCCTGGTCTGTTCCCGGGACAAAAGGCAGGCATTCCGGAGCCCTGATCAAGGGGCTTGGGATCAAGGAGCTCTGGAACATCCATTAAATATCCAAAGATTTTGACTTTAAGGCAGCTCTAGGGCAGAAtgaaccccaaattccccattctGTTCCCAAGGTTTTGCCTTGAGAAGCAGCACAGCCTCAAACAAGGAAACCTTCGGGACTCATTAACAGACAATTTCTTAATTGCTGTTGGGCTAATTAATGGGTTTGATGGGGGAGTGGTGGCGGGGCCAAGTGGATTAAAAAGGGTTAAACCCTCCCAAAGCTCCCAAAGTCAGTTCCAGTCttggtccctgggctgggagagctctgggggagcagagggacgGGAAGGAGACCGAGCCAGGGCATTGCTCAGAGCATGGCAACAAAGCCACAAACTCAACCCAACATCTTGTCTCCTGGGACAGGCATTCCTGGTCTGGGGTCCCACCGTGGGACTGAGCAATTAACAAAAACAGgagtgatgatgatgatgatgatgatgatgataatcTGATTTTGAAGAGAGTTTCAAAGGAATTTCCAGTCTCAGATGAAGCTCTTGGACATTTTTCACTTGAcattccctgcttcccaggaCTCCCCCCAGCAGAACCCCACTCTGCTCCACGACACTTCTGGGGTCCACCCTGTGACTCATCCTGCttttgtaattaattaattaacaaaaGCACTCCCAGCACCTTGTTTTGCTGACACAACACCACATTCTGGACCCCCCAGAGCAGCGCAGGGCGATGCCTGTGCATCCCTTGGCCATGGGCCAACACACAGGAGACACCTCCAGAGGCACTCCAGCCCCACTCTGGCCAGGGACGGGAGCAAGGAGAAGCCAGGGGAACATTTCAGCAGCAAGGAGCTGTGAAGAAGCAATTCCTGCCGAGAGGAGCCAGAGGCAGAGCGTGAGGCAGGATCCTCCCGGCACTCCGTAAGGATCCAAGTATGTGGGAGCAGCACGAGTCGAGGCTCCAGTGGGGCCTGCCAAGGGCACTCGGCCCCCAGCGCCGCTCCAGCTTTGGAATCGGCCGTGCCGGGGGCTGGGCATTCCCCACACGGAACTCCTCCTTCAGCTCATTAAGGAAGTCCCATTAATTCGGGGTTTTCTCATTAAAGCTCTCCCTCATGAACGTTCGTATTTTGCCTTATCCAACACCTGCAGGTCCTAAATGCCGCCCCAGGCTCCTCAAACAGTGCTCAAACCCTTCCCaggacccctctgtccccttCCAGGCTGGATCTACACAGGCAATTAGCCCAGAGCCCAGAAATCCATGGCAAAGGGAGGTTTGGGAGGTGCTGTCCCAGCCCGGGGGTGTCACAGGGACTCCCCCGGCCACCAGCACAGCAAATCCAGATCCTCCCCGATCCCGAGGGAGATGGATGAGCCTCCCGTGCAGCGGCTCCCCCTCTGCACATCCCGCCGAGCAGTTTGACTATTTTTGGCAATATTTAGGAAATTAGAGTGGATTCAACGCCccggagctgcagctcctccacccGGGCCAGTCTGCAGTGCTGGAGGCCAGAGCTGGCACAGTGCTTGAGGGTTTAAGGTTTTAACCCCAAAAGAGCTGTTGCCTCCCTCACTCCCAGGGATGTCTGAAGCCATGGAACAGTGCTGGCCCAGCAtgtgccccaaaatccccaagtTCTGGGGTCTAACACTGCTCCCAGGACAAGGGAAAGTGATTGAAATCTCTGCTAACCTCTGTTCTGTGGCTTTAGGCACGCAGCGGTGCCAGGGTGGCTCCACAGCTGCACATCAGTGGGTTCCACCTGCAGGTCCCAAATTCCCCCACAAGCCAGGAATGCCAAAGGACAGGAAACCCCCACTCCCACATGCCACTGATCCCCAAATCACCTGGATTCAGCCCAGAGCTGCATCTGTCACCACGGACATTAATAATGCCCAAGTGTGACTGcggaggggaaaagagggatgTGGGGTGTGTAAATGTCCCCATGGGGAGATTTCCACGcattttgggttcttttccttGGATTTCTCTTTGTTAATGCCACCAGGAGGTCAATCTGGAGAGTTGTGGAGATTTTCAAGTGTAACATTAAAGGGACATTTCCTCCAGCTGGCCCCAGGTATAGCAAGGCCATGTCCTACACCACACTCCTGTGCTTGTCCCAGGGCACAAATCCATCTCGGCTCAGCCCAACGCCAGCCCTGCCACCGCTCCACACTCTCAGCCATGGACTCCTCAATCCAGCCCCAAACTCCCCCTCCACCACAGCCCCATCCGGAGCCGTGTCCATCCCGCTGACCGTCACCCCGCAAGCCCGGAGTGACCACCCACTGACCGCCGTGCCACGAGCCCGTCCTGACCCGCCTCGGGGAcccaaagcagagcaggacacctcagctgctgcctccaAGAAAGGCTCATCCCAAGAGCCAGGACCTACCCAGGATATATCCATAGGTGGCATTTTTATACTCCTCCCAGGAAACAAGCCCGTCCTCGTTGAGGTCATGGCCCTTCCACTGGCGCTCCACATCCTCGTAAATCCAGCGCTTTTGGGCAAACTTGATCCAGGCCTTGAGCTCCTCCACTGTCACAAACCCATCTCCATCCTCGTCTATCTTCCCTACAATCTTCCTGTAGGAAACACAGAGAAACCCAGCAAAGGTTAAAAAGCAGGGAGGGAATGGAAGGGGCAGAGGGGGCAAGTCGAGGTCATCATAGAATTTGGGAATTCAACCATTTGGAGAGTTTATCCTTAAAACCAACATGTGGTTCAGCTGCCAGAACTTTGGCTCAGACATGAAAATCACCGGCTCAGCCACTTTTGGACCACTCAGGTTTTGGTTTCAGGGTTAATTAAGGGTTTCAGGGGGAAAACTTCCTTTTAAGCCCGTGGGAAATACCCATCCATGCACCCTTGGACCAAGACAGTGCTCATCAGGTGATGAGCATGGACccatatttatattaaaaatgggaatatcGGCTCTACCTCTCCTGGTGACACCAGGAGAAAGCTGAGGTGGCTCTGGAATTTGCCAATTCAACCATTTGAAGAGTTTATCTTTAAAACCAACATTTGGGTTAGCAAAACATTCagaaacatttggaaaaaagcGAGCTCAGCTGCCAAAACTCTCTCAGACACAGAAAACACCGGCTCAGACACGGAAATCAAGAGCTTGGCCACTCTTGAACCACTCAGGTTTTGGTTCCTTCAGGAATTACGAATTTTAGGGGGGAAATCTTCGCTGTTAAATCTTAGGAAAGCTCCATCTGCGTGTCCTCCACACGTTTCTGCTGGAGCGGGGGCGTTTGGCCGTGCCGGGGGCAGCGGAGCCGCGCGaggccagcggggccgggccggcgctGCCCGCGGAGCAACCGGAGCCGCGGCCCCAGCGCCGCGTGCCTCCGTTatttttagcagcagctgcaggaaaggCCGGCAGGAATGCAGGATCCAGGGGCAGATGGAGCCGGGGGGTGGGGGCCGTTTGATCCGCGCCGCTCTGCGCCGGGAAGGTTTGGGGCTCCTCGGATGAAAATCAGGGATAACGGTCCCAAAATCTTTTGTCTGGTGGAGCGGGATCCTGGCTTTTTCACTTTAAGGTGAAGGTTTAACGGAAAACAGTCGAGGAATCCTGAGCTCCGGCCCAGGTATTTGAGGaattttagaagacaggtggaaaatatggaatttttaaattttagatcACTAGGGCTATTAATTCCAAAAATATTGACGCAAAGGGAAACCCGGACACTGAAGCCACCTGTGCTCAGAGCCAGGTTTCTGTGTTTCAGAACTGCCTTGGTCTAGGAAAATCAGGAATTCCTCTGTGGCACAAAGGATGTTCCTGGCAATgagaagctggagagagactggaagaaaaagaggaaaaatgtggaatttaGTTCTGACAGTGAGGTGCCAGAGTGGGGGCAGTGGGCAGGGCCTGGAGACCTGAGTGATTTTAtagagaaaagtatttttaaaatataatagaaACATTTCAGAACTTTTTGTATCAATGTGCAGAGTGTCCCTCCCAATATTCCTGatcaaacacagaaatatgCAAAATGTCACATAACTATTCAgaatttttcatataaatatataacaaGTCTATCAATACTATAAATTCTGCATAATGTAAAGTATCACGTGAATATTAAACATTTGCCCATGAAAATATATAAACCACAAATAAATCTGTCAAATCCTTCctatttcaaggaaaaaaaccgATTGTTTCCCTCTCCCAAGAAGGTACATCACCAGCaaagggattttttagggaaaatccctggaatggaggagcagagctggcaggggtTGATGGCCAAGGCATCCAGGTTTTTCCAGGGCAGTTTCTAAGGGGTTAATTAGGGAacagcttcccagggaagtcaaaccctgtccagcccagCCGGGCACTCAGGAAGCTCCCAAAcctcctccccaccctgggctggcaccagctgctcccggctgctttcccagggcaggagccaccAAAGCCTCACATTTTCCCAAAGCCCCGCTCTGCCCCGCTGCAGGGGAGGGCAGCAGATGTTGGGGAAGGGCCGGCAGCTGCCGCCGTTCCCGGCTCCAAGGGGCTGCTGCCAGttccctgctcccattcccGGCTCCAAGGGGCTGCTGCCAGTTCCCTGCTCCCATTCCTGGCTCCAAGGGGCTGCTGCCAGttccctgctcccattcccGGCTCCAAGGGGCTGCTGCCagttccctgctcccaggcacgGTGCCCGCGGCTCCCCAAGCgcggggagggagaggaggcacTGGGAGAGCCCCGAGCCGGAGCTCTGGCACAACCAGAGACCCTTCCCTTCGCCCCCTACAGCCCGGAGCTGCTGGAATCGGAGCGTGATCCGGAGTTCCTGGCAGTGGTTCCAGCTCGGGAAGGCAGGGCTCGGCCCCTGCGGATAAAAGCGGGGCTGTGCTGTGCGGAGCGCGTCAAATCTGCCATGGCCCGGCCGCCGTTCCGGCCACAACTCGGCACAACAATGGCATTGAGCCGTGACTGAGCCTGGGATCAGAGCCCTGGGATCAGAGCCCTGGGATCGGAACCCTGGGATCGGAGCTCTGGGATCAGAGCCCTGGGATCGGAACCCTGGGATCAGAGCTCTGGGATCGGAGCCCTGGGATCAGAGCCCTGGGATCAGAGCCCTGGGATCAGAGCCCTGGGATTGGAACCCTGGGATCGGAACCCTGGGATCGGAACCCTGGGATCGCAGCCCTGGGATCAGAACCCTGGGATCAGAGCTCTGGGATCAGAGCCCTGGGATCGGAACCCTGGGATCAGAGCTCTGGGATCAGAGCCCTGGGATCGGAACCCTGGGATCAGAGCTCTGGGATCGGAGCTCTGGGATCAGAGCCCTGGGATCAGAACCCTGGGATCGCAGCCCTGGGATCGGAACCCTGGGATCGGAACTCTGGGATCGGAACTCTGGGATCGAAGCTCTGGGATCAGAACCCTGGGATCGGAACCCTGGGATCGGAACCCTGGGATCGGAACCCTGGGATCGCAGCCCTGGGATCATCgggacagagcccagggcaggccggggcccagctgccctcagagTCTGATGCTGCTCCAGGGGCATGGAGACATTCGCTCTGATCCTGCCAGGACTCAAAAAAGCCTCCTGGATCCTGTATTGTGGAGCTTATGGAGCCACCAGGGCCTAGATCCAAGGGATCAAGGGGTTTTCCGGTTTAAATTGTCCCCGGAGGGAGGAAATTCCCTTGGGtccaggaggtgctgggggagAGGCCAGCACCCCCCTGCCACTGGGGTCTGGATGAtccccagggatggatggaaccgggcaccccctgccctgcacaTCCCGCTGTGTCTGGGGAAGTTTCCCCAGCACCCACGTGGTTgagcttttctttcccatcaGGGAGCACCATTCCcacaaaacagcccaaaattcACCGTGGGCCGTggcaggtgctgctccagcagcagcaaggtTGGGATTCTAGGCTGAAAAAATCGGGTCTGACTAAAGAAAGGAGAGATTgaggtgggatattgggaaggaattcctccctgggagggtgggcaggggggcactgcgggggctcgggggtcccttcccacccaaccATTCCATGAAAACCCAGCCCAAGGCACCCGGTTGGAAGGTGACTGGAGCACAGCACCCTGAGAAGggtccccagctcccctgggaGCCTCCGtccccctggccctgctggaggCTGCAGTTCCCAGGCTGGAGCCTCCTGGAGCCCCTGAACAACTGCGGCAGCAGCTGCTGCGGGGGCAGCCGGCACCACACTGGCCCCACACTGCTCCCGGGAACaatcccagcacaggctgggaacACGGATCCTGGGGAAATACGGATCCCAGGGGAAACATGGATCCGAGGGGAAACATGGATCCTGGGGAAACATGGATCCCCGGGGAAACAGAGATCCCTGGGGAAACAGAGATCCCAGGGGAAACACGGATCCCAGGGGAAACAGAGATCCTGGGGAAACATGGATCCAGGGGGAACACGGATCCTGGGGAAACAGAGATCTCAGGGGAAACATGGATCCCAGGGGAAACAGAGATCCCTGGGGAAACAGAGATCCCTGGGGGAACACAGATCCTGGGGAAACAGAGATCCCAGGGGAAACAGAGATCCCAGGGGAAACAGAGATCCCAGGGGAAACACGGATCCTGGGGAAACAGAGATCCCAGGGGTAACAGAGATCCCAGGGGAAACACGGATCCTGGGGAAACATGGATCCAGGGGAAACATGGATCCAGGGGAAACACGGATGCTGGGGAAACACAGATCCCAGGGGAAACAGAGATCCCTGGGGAAACACGGATCCGAGAGGAAACAGAGATCCCAGGGGGAACACGGACCCCAATGGAGACACGGATCCCAATGGAGACACGGATCCCAATGGAGACACGGATCCCAGGGGGAACATGGATCCCAATGGAGACACGGATCCCAGGGGGAACACAGATCCCAGGGGAAACACGGATCCGAGGGGAAAC from Poecile atricapillus isolate bPoeAtr1 chromosome Z, bPoeAtr1.hap1, whole genome shotgun sequence encodes:
- the LOC131573365 gene encoding calumenin; this encodes MRFPRLLLCLAVWALCGSAKPTERKERVVREAPLSAREHDDAQSFDYDHDAFLGADEAKSFDQLTPEESKERLGKIVGKIDEDGDGFVTVEELKAWIKFAQKRWIYEDVERQWKGHDLNEDGLVSWEEYKNATYGYILDDPDPDDGFNYKQMMVRDERRFKMADKDGDLAATKEEFTAFLHPEEYDYMKDIVVQETMEDIDKNGDGFIDLEEYIGDMYSQDGDADEPEWVKTEREQFVEFRDKNRDGKMDKEETKDWILPSDYDHAEAEARHLVYESDQDKDGKLTREEIVDKSDLFVGSQATDFGEALVRHDEF